The following proteins are encoded in a genomic region of Pagrus major chromosome 16, Pma_NU_1.0:
- the LOC141011143 gene encoding cyclin-dependent kinase 5 activator 1, with protein MGTVLSLSPGSRKSGYYDNRPGSLSHYPSLSSRSLNSQKDRGLKRGQSIFLPALTWKRLVASTKKKGNSKKGGPAAIGDPLNNNNNINIYQKDPVLHLNRENVKKSLSCANLSSYEGPAGLGLGLGYGLGLGQGHGCSYSKSQQLSSVKKIPQGTVTSSPKRVIVQASTSELLRCLGEFLCCRCYRLKHLSPADPVLWLRAVDRSLLLQGWQDQAFVTPANVVFVYMLCRDVVDGDLVASEHELQAILLTCLYLSYSYMGNEISYPLKPFLVEAGKEAFWDRCLAIIDATSAKMLRINADPHFFTQVFAELKSEGGCGPQDYSRVLDR; from the coding sequence ATGGGCACCGTGCTATCGCTGTCTCCCGGCTCTCGGAAATCAGGCTACTATGACAACCGGCCGGGCTCGCTCAGCCACTACCCGAGCCTCAGCAGCCGCTCTCTGAACAGTCAGAAGGACCGCGGGCTGAAGAGGGGCCAGTCCATCTTCCTCCCGGCACTCACGTGGAAGCGACTGGTGGCCTCGACCAAGAAGAAGGGCAACTCCAAGAAAGGTGGTCCGGCAGCCATCGGGGACcctctcaacaacaacaacaacatcaatatCTACCAGAAGGACCCCGTGTTGCACCTCAACCGCGAGAATGTGAAGAAGTCGCTCTCTTGTGCCAACCTGTCCAGCTACGAGGGCCCAGCAGGACTGGGTTTAGGGCTCGGTTATGGCCTGGGGTTGGGCCAGGGGCACGGATGTAGCTACAGCAAGTCCCAGCAGCTTTCCTCTGTGAAGAAAATCCCCCAAGGGACGGTGACGTCGTCCCCGAAGCGAGTCATCGTCCAGGCGTCCACCAGCGAGCTCCTTCGCTGCCTCGGGGAGTTCCTGTGCTGTCGCTGCTACCGCCTGAAGCATCTGTCTCCGGCCGACCCGGTGCTCTGGCTGCGGGCCGTGGACCgctcgctgctgctgcagggctgGCAGGACCAGGCCTTCGTCACGCCGGCCAACGTGGTCTTCGTCTACATGCTGTGCCGAGACGTCGTGGACGGCGACCTGGTGGCGTCGGAGCACGAGCTGCAGGCCATCCTGCTCACCTGCCTCTACCTGTCCTACTCCTACATGGGCAACGAGATCTCGTACCCGCTCAAGCCCTTCCTGGTGGAGGCGGGTAAGGAGGCCTTCTGGGACCGCTGTCTCGCCATCATCGACGCCACGAGCGCCAAAATGCTGCGCATCAACGCAGACCCGCACTTTTTCACTCAAGTATTTGCTGAACTGAAGAGTGAAGGCGGCTGTGGGCCTCAGGACTACAGTCGAGTGCTGGACCGGTGA